Proteins found in one Vallitalea guaymasensis genomic segment:
- the murI gene encoding glutamate racemase: MKIGFFDSGIGGITVLSEALKMLPNEEYIYYADSMNAPYGIKPKEVVKKYIYNVVEFLVSEDIDVLVIACNTATSIAVKELRKIYDIPIIGMEPAVKYAVEHDKDMRVLVTATDLTLKEEKYQKLVERVDNESRVDSLALPKLVEYAEDFIFEKEEVVSYLRKQLEPFDWSKYGSVVLGCTHFPYYKEYFREILPGHVEILDGNVGTIRHLKDILDKNNRSYGSGDRKMTFYYSGIKDEDNSILKKYLNKL, encoded by the coding sequence TTGAAGATTGGTTTTTTTGATTCAGGTATAGGTGGAATAACAGTTTTAAGTGAAGCCCTTAAAATGTTGCCAAATGAAGAATACATATATTATGCGGATTCAATGAATGCTCCTTATGGGATTAAGCCAAAGGAAGTAGTTAAGAAATACATATATAATGTGGTTGAATTTCTTGTATCTGAGGATATTGATGTTTTAGTAATAGCTTGTAATACAGCTACTAGTATAGCGGTGAAGGAATTAAGGAAAATCTATGATATTCCTATAATTGGTATGGAGCCTGCTGTAAAATATGCTGTAGAACATGATAAAGATATGAGAGTTCTTGTGACAGCAACTGATTTGACTCTGAAGGAGGAGAAATATCAGAAGCTGGTGGAGAGGGTAGATAATGAGTCTAGGGTTGATTCGTTAGCGCTTCCAAAGCTAGTAGAATATGCAGAGGATTTCATATTTGAAAAGGAAGAAGTTGTATCTTATCTAAGAAAACAGTTGGAGCCGTTTGATTGGAGTAAGTATGGTTCTGTTGTGCTTGGGTGTACACATTTTCCTTATTACAAAGAATATTTTAGAGAAATTTTACCGGGGCATGTAGAGATATTGGATGGCAATGTAGGTACTATCAGGCATCTAAAAGATATATTAGATAAAAATAATAGGTCTTATGGTAGCGGCGATAGAAAAATGACATTCTATTATTCAGGTATAAAAGATGAGGATAACAGTATTTTGAAGAAATATCTTAACAAACTATAG
- the lepB gene encoding signal peptidase I, with protein MGKKILKEVKDIIIFAVIVVVSVVVIQSYALASTKVQQHSMETTLMENDFLFAEKISYIFTDPEVGDIIVFLQERPDGFWGNPIGICIEDTLGKFKRDDPRMRYVKRVIGLSGDKVDIKDGKVFVNGEQLEESYTKGMTDARNIKFPLVVPEGQLFVLGDNREYSCDSRNFGCIDKDNIEGKVVFRLWPLNKMRAF; from the coding sequence ATGGGTAAAAAAATATTAAAAGAAGTAAAAGATATTATTATATTTGCAGTTATAGTTGTTGTTAGTGTAGTAGTGATTCAGAGTTATGCGTTGGCATCAACTAAGGTTCAACAACATTCAATGGAAACGACTTTGATGGAAAATGACTTTTTATTTGCTGAGAAGATATCGTATATTTTTACAGATCCAGAAGTGGGAGATATCATAGTATTCTTGCAAGAGAGACCTGATGGTTTTTGGGGGAATCCAATAGGTATCTGTATTGAAGACACTCTAGGAAAATTCAAGAGGGATGATCCTAGGATGAGATATGTAAAAAGAGTAATAGGTTTATCAGGAGATAAAGTTGACATAAAAGATGGTAAGGTATTTGTTAATGGGGAGCAGTTAGAGGAATCCTATACAAAAGGTATGACAGATGCTAGGAATATTAAATTTCCTTTAGTGGTTCCAGAAGGACAATTATTTGTTCTTGGTGATAACCGAGAATATAGTTGTGACAGTAGAAATTTTGGATGTATAGATAAAGATAATATAGAAGGTAAAGTAGTTTTTAGACTATGGCCTCTTAATAAGATGAGAGCATTTTAA
- the rsgA gene encoding ribosome small subunit-dependent GTPase A — MMIDMYGWNQDLEDSFKTHYEKGLIPARILVEHRGLYKVITEHGELDGINSGKLYYENDKESLPTVGDWVAVTPIDGEDKVVIQHVLPRKSKFVRKIAGTTTEGQVVAANFDYVFIVASLNNNFNINRLERYLTTAWESGAEPVIILSKADLCDNTDERLIEVENIAFGVSTYAISSLEGIGISEIKKYFQEGKTSVVLGSSGVGKSTLINTLCGEEILKVNEAREGDDRGRHTTTHRQLIILEDGGMVIDTPGMRELGLWSESEEGNALSDTFTDIDELAKKCRFRDCTHSNEPGCAVLEAIECGELERERLDNFNKLKRELRFIEGKKNARVRLEEKKKMKAMFKKYRR, encoded by the coding sequence ATGATGATTGACATGTATGGATGGAATCAAGATTTGGAAGATAGTTTTAAGACTCATTATGAGAAGGGTTTAATACCTGCACGTATACTGGTTGAACATAGAGGATTGTATAAAGTCATAACAGAACATGGTGAACTTGATGGTATTAATTCAGGCAAGTTGTATTACGAGAATGATAAGGAGTCTTTACCTACAGTAGGTGATTGGGTGGCTGTGACACCTATTGACGGAGAAGATAAGGTAGTTATTCAGCACGTTCTACCTAGAAAAAGCAAATTCGTCAGAAAAATAGCTGGTACAACAACAGAAGGGCAAGTAGTTGCTGCTAATTTTGATTATGTATTTATCGTTGCATCCCTTAACAACAACTTTAACATCAATAGATTGGAAAGGTATTTGACTACAGCATGGGAGAGTGGTGCAGAGCCTGTTATAATATTAAGCAAAGCTGATTTGTGTGATAATACGGATGAGCGACTGATAGAAGTAGAGAATATCGCTTTTGGTGTGAGTACTTATGCGATTAGTTCCTTAGAAGGTATAGGTATTTCCGAGATCAAAAAATATTTTCAAGAGGGTAAGACTTCGGTTGTATTAGGTTCGTCTGGAGTAGGTAAGTCAACCCTCATAAATACTTTATGTGGAGAGGAAATATTGAAAGTCAATGAAGCAAGGGAAGGTGACGATAGAGGGAGACATACAACGACTCATAGGCAATTGATAATACTTGAAGATGGGGGTATGGTTATAGATACTCCAGGGATGAGAGAGCTTGGGTTATGGAGTGAAAGTGAAGAAGGGAATGCTCTATCGGATACTTTTACTGATATTGATGAGCTTGCGAAAAAATGTAGGTTTAGAGATTGTACTCATAGTAATGAACCAGGGTGTGCTGTTTTGGAGGCTATTGAATGTGGAGAGTTGGAGAGAGAGAGGCTTGATAATTTTAATAAATTAAAGAGAGAGTTGCGGTTTATTGAAGGTAAGAAGAATGCTAGGGTGAGGTTGGAAGAAAAGAAGAAGATGAAGGCTATGTTTAAAAAATATAGAAGATAG
- a CDS encoding DeoR/GlpR family DNA-binding transcription regulator, translating to MLKAERRNYIIQYLKENGTVIVDELAKALDISPMTIRRDLKYLEDNEFIKRTHGGAVLHDMLIEEVPYNKKTSVHLEEKKKIAKFASELIKEGHTIILDAGTTNMEIAKRIKHIKNLKVITPDLMIALFLSKFQGMQVYCTGGFIQGTTGSCLGSEAIDFIGKICVDIAFLGTSSVDFDKGLTTPSLEKQRIKQQIINSADEVILVTDHWKFGNRSFAKICYLDQLDRIITDKGIDKHTLDQLNQLGVVVDLI from the coding sequence ATGTTAAAAGCAGAAAGAAGAAATTACATAATCCAATATTTAAAAGAAAACGGAACAGTCATAGTAGATGAATTAGCAAAGGCTTTAGATATTTCTCCAATGACCATAAGAAGAGATTTAAAATATTTGGAGGACAATGAGTTCATCAAAAGAACTCACGGTGGAGCTGTTTTACATGATATGCTCATCGAAGAAGTACCTTACAATAAAAAAACCTCTGTCCATTTGGAAGAAAAAAAGAAAATCGCAAAATTTGCAAGTGAATTAATAAAAGAAGGACATACTATTATATTAGATGCTGGAACAACCAACATGGAAATTGCTAAACGTATTAAACATATTAAAAACCTTAAGGTAATTACACCAGATCTCATGATTGCTCTATTCCTTTCAAAATTTCAAGGAATGCAAGTATATTGTACAGGTGGTTTCATTCAAGGAACTACAGGATCATGTTTAGGTTCTGAAGCAATAGATTTTATAGGAAAAATATGTGTTGATATTGCTTTTTTAGGTACAAGCTCAGTTGATTTTGATAAAGGTCTTACTACTCCTAGTCTAGAAAAGCAAAGAATAAAGCAACAAATAATCAACTCTGCTGATGAAGTAATATTGGTAACAGACCATTGGAAATTTGGTAATAGGAGTTTTGCAAAAATCTGTTATCTAGACCAATTAGATAGAATCATCACTGATAAAGGAATTGATAAACACACATTAGATCAACTTAATCAACTAGGAGTTGTAGTAGATTTAATATAG
- a CDS encoding TRAP transporter substrate-binding protein: MKKIVSLFMIVLMIVVFVGCGKGNETKTDNSDTTKKDTSQTDKKDKSNEKATVIRIAYTLSPESHYHKGLEKFKELVEEKTNNQIDVQLFHSAQLGSERDAIEGVSMGTLEATLSSTGPLANFSKKFMLFDLPFIIQDRTTAFEALDGQLGSDMLSSLDSKGIRGLGFWENGFRMLTNSNRPVNSPEDVKGLKIRLMENPVHMETFKALGAQPVPMPFGELFTALQQKTVDGQENPLVIIDTSKFYEVQDNLAITGHFYSPAVFMINKDFFNGLAPELQDAINEAESEARTWQRDYCIDLEEKLVETLKSKGMEITYPDKKAFQEATQSVYDKFKDEIGEDLINQLLNK; this comes from the coding sequence ATGAAAAAAATAGTTAGTTTATTTATGATTGTTTTAATGATCGTTGTATTTGTAGGGTGTGGGAAAGGTAATGAAACAAAAACAGATAATAGTGATACAACAAAAAAGGATACAAGTCAAACAGATAAAAAAGATAAGTCCAATGAGAAAGCAACAGTTATAAGGATTGCTTATACTCTATCTCCAGAATCACATTATCACAAAGGTTTAGAGAAATTCAAAGAACTAGTAGAAGAAAAGACTAATAATCAAATAGATGTACAATTATTTCATAGTGCACAGCTAGGTAGTGAAAGAGATGCAATTGAAGGTGTATCAATGGGAACATTAGAAGCAACACTATCATCTACTGGACCTTTAGCTAACTTCTCCAAGAAATTCATGCTTTTTGACTTACCATTCATAATTCAAGATAGAACTACTGCTTTTGAAGCTCTAGACGGGCAATTAGGTTCAGATATGTTATCTTCATTAGATAGCAAAGGTATAAGAGGATTGGGATTCTGGGAAAATGGATTCAGAATGTTGACTAATAGTAATCGACCAGTAAATTCTCCTGAAGATGTAAAAGGATTAAAGATAAGATTAATGGAAAATCCAGTGCATATGGAAACTTTCAAAGCTCTAGGCGCACAACCAGTGCCAATGCCTTTTGGAGAGTTATTTACAGCTTTACAACAAAAAACTGTAGATGGTCAAGAGAATCCATTAGTAATTATTGATACAAGTAAATTCTATGAAGTACAAGATAACCTAGCTATTACTGGACATTTCTATTCTCCAGCAGTATTCATGATAAACAAAGACTTTTTCAATGGATTAGCTCCCGAATTACAAGATGCCATAAATGAAGCTGAGAGTGAAGCTCGTACATGGCAAAGAGATTATTGTATTGACCTAGAAGAAAAATTAGTTGAAACATTAAAATCAAAGGGAATGGAAATCACTTATCCAGACAAAAAAGCTTTCCAAGAAGCTACACAATCTGTTTATGATAAATTCAAAGATGAAATTGGAGAAGATCTAATCAATCAATTACTTAACAAGTAG
- a CDS encoding carboxypeptidase regulatory-like domain-containing protein, with product MTSYDKYQIAHSKEIISEGAQENHIDIFLVENTNINVGVITGTVLTSTGEPVSNATVKLTTADFKDYTHATTNVVGKFTLTSIPIGSYLISATKEDYTLSNPISITVRKNKKTDIDIIIDFDPDSNKNIIFGIIKSDIAPIESAFVQLYKVEGTEEIYMGMSVTNESGQYLFINLDDGSYLTKVTKIGYFDTHSLPTAIAGKEYVPIDLLLIPDPANNGVIFGTISDSDTKEPINNAVVALYSIEDSIETLIHITKTNLDGKYLFGNIPSGKYRIKSTVQAYED from the coding sequence ATGACTAGTTATGATAAATATCAAATTGCTCACAGTAAAGAAATTATTTCTGAAGGCGCTCAAGAAAACCATATTGATATTTTCTTAGTAGAAAACACCAATATAAATGTTGGAGTTATAACTGGGACAGTATTAACATCTACTGGAGAACCAGTTTCTAATGCTACTGTTAAACTAACCACTGCAGATTTTAAAGATTATACTCATGCTACTACAAATGTTGTTGGTAAATTTACTCTAACATCTATTCCAATAGGTTCTTATTTAATTTCAGCAACTAAAGAAGATTATACATTATCAAATCCAATTTCAATAACAGTAAGAAAAAACAAAAAAACCGATATTGATATTATCATTGATTTTGATCCTGATTCTAATAAAAATATAATTTTTGGAATAATTAAATCAGATATTGCTCCTATAGAAAGTGCATTTGTTCAACTATATAAAGTTGAAGGAACTGAAGAAATTTATATGGGTATGTCGGTAACAAATGAGTCTGGACAATATCTTTTTATCAATCTTGATGATGGTAGTTATCTTACAAAAGTAACTAAAATAGGATATTTTGATACTCATTCTCTACCAACAGCTATTGCTGGAAAAGAATATGTACCAATAGATCTATTGCTCATACCTGATCCAGCTAACAATGGGGTAATATTCGGGACAATAAGTGATAGTGATACAAAAGAACCAATCAATAATGCAGTTGTTGCACTTTATTCTATTGAAGATAGTATTGAAACCCTAATACACATAACCAAAACTAATTTAGATGGTAAATATTTATTTGGCAATATACCATCAGGTAAATATAGAATAAAATCAACAGTTCAAGCTTATGAAGATTAA
- a CDS encoding TRAP transporter large permease codes for MVLLLFGSLLILLLLNIPIAVSLGLSSIIALTFGDMPTPSFVVAQRMFTSLDSFPFMAIPFFMLAGGLMERGGISVRLIKFAKACVGNTIGGLGIITIIASAFFGAISGSNPATVAAIGGIMIPAMIKAGYPKDFASAIAAAGGTLGVIIPPSIPMITYGVVAGVSISTLFTAGIVPGILIGLSLIGVILYYSKKLNLPKGEPTSLKNILVTFKEAILALLMPVIILGGIYGGVFTPTEAAAVAVIYSFIVSVFVYKELKMKDLGQVILKSAISTAVVLFVIANSASFSWIITSAQIPAKVTTAMMSLSSNPIVITTLINIMLLFLGSFLETQAIILLVAPILLPLTASLGISPILLGIIIVVNTSVGMITPPMAVNLFVACGISGLKVEAISRKIIAFLVVEIIIVLLITNFPQISLFLPQLLQ; via the coding sequence ATGGTTCTTTTGTTATTCGGAAGCTTGTTAATATTACTTTTACTTAATATACCTATTGCTGTGTCATTGGGATTATCCTCCATTATTGCGTTGACTTTTGGAGATATGCCTACTCCATCTTTTGTTGTGGCACAGAGAATGTTTACATCCCTGGATTCATTTCCTTTTATGGCAATTCCTTTCTTTATGTTAGCTGGAGGATTAATGGAAAGAGGCGGAATCTCAGTACGATTAATTAAGTTTGCCAAAGCATGTGTAGGAAATACTATTGGAGGTTTAGGAATTATAACAATTATTGCTTCTGCTTTCTTTGGAGCTATATCCGGTTCTAATCCTGCTACAGTAGCTGCTATTGGTGGAATTATGATTCCAGCTATGATAAAGGCGGGATATCCAAAGGATTTTGCTTCTGCGATTGCAGCTGCAGGTGGTACATTAGGAGTAATCATTCCTCCTAGTATCCCAATGATTACATATGGAGTTGTAGCAGGTGTTTCAATCAGCACATTATTTACGGCAGGAATTGTTCCTGGTATTCTTATTGGGCTTAGTTTGATAGGTGTAATTCTCTATTACTCCAAAAAATTAAATCTCCCAAAAGGTGAACCTACAAGCTTAAAAAATATTCTAGTAACCTTTAAAGAAGCTATTTTAGCATTATTGATGCCTGTAATTATTTTAGGCGGAATATATGGTGGAGTATTTACACCAACAGAGGCTGCAGCCGTTGCTGTTATATATTCCTTTATAGTCAGTGTCTTCGTTTACAAGGAATTAAAGATGAAAGATCTAGGGCAAGTAATTCTAAAAAGTGCAATAAGTACTGCTGTTGTACTATTTGTTATTGCTAACTCTGCTTCATTTTCCTGGATTATAACAAGTGCTCAAATACCAGCAAAGGTAACAACAGCCATGATGAGTTTATCATCAAATCCTATTGTTATCACTACTTTGATTAATATTATGCTACTATTCTTAGGAAGCTTCCTAGAAACACAAGCAATCATATTGTTAGTAGCACCTATTTTGTTACCACTTACCGCTTCATTAGGTATAAGCCCTATATTATTAGGTATTATAATCGTTGTTAATACTTCTGTGGGTATGATTACACCTCCTATGGCAGTTAATCTATTCGTGGCATGTGGTATATCCGGCTTGAAAGTTGAAGCCATAAGTCGTAAGATAATAGCTTTTCTAGTTGTGGAAATAATTATTGTATTATTGATTACAAACTTTCCTCAAATATCGTTATTCCTACCTCAGTTATTACAATAA
- a CDS encoding ABC transporter ATP-binding protein, translating into MSPLVKIQNLSYTYHTPKGETKTLENINLMINKGEFISIVGPSGCGKSTLLSVISGLIQPSIGEVFLDKSLINNDSHYIGYMLQKDHLFEWRTVYRNVLLGLEINNKLNAENLEYIDSLLKQYGLHEFKNYKPSQLSGGMRQRAALIRTLALKPEILLLDEPFAALDYQTRLSAGDEIGTIIKKENKTALLVTHDIAEAIFNKKLLYILNYIIYTSNKKVQYIFLDCIS; encoded by the coding sequence ATGTCTCCTTTAGTTAAGATTCAAAATCTATCCTATACGTATCATACCCCAAAAGGCGAAACAAAGACTTTAGAAAATATTAACCTTATGATTAATAAAGGAGAATTTATTAGTATTGTAGGTCCAAGTGGTTGTGGTAAATCCACTCTATTATCAGTTATATCTGGACTGATACAGCCTTCAATCGGAGAAGTTTTCCTAGATAAGTCTTTAATAAATAACGATTCTCATTACATTGGTTATATGCTGCAAAAAGACCACCTTTTTGAATGGAGAACAGTGTATAGAAATGTATTGCTTGGCTTAGAAATAAATAATAAACTAAATGCCGAGAATCTTGAATATATAGATAGTTTACTTAAACAATATGGTTTACATGAGTTCAAGAATTATAAACCATCGCAACTTTCAGGGGGAATGAGACAAAGAGCAGCTCTTATCAGAACTCTAGCATTAAAGCCTGAAATATTATTATTAGACGAACCTTTTGCCGCACTTGATTACCAGACAAGGCTATCTGCTGGAGATGAAATCGGTACTATAATAAAAAAAGAAAATAAAACAGCTTTATTAGTAACACATGATATAGCAGAAGCTATATTTAATAAAAAGTTACTCTATATATTGAACTATATTATCTATACATCCAATAAAAAAGTTCAATATATTTTCCTTGATTGTATAAGTTGA
- a CDS encoding carboxypeptidase-like regulatory domain-containing protein: MRITDIYELKESKTFILSPSQQKKINLKLDKLCIPKTLLTGTIKYRDIPIGNATIQILNSNCKPLYCTQSNKYGIYSFKNILAPGKYQLMATKDRFLTSPIKKVKIYPDTIKRLDFNLYKNPITRKVLLYGTIYNNYNNKCISNAKITVRPKDNPSKIIATTRSNKSGQYLIYNIPHSDFIITVSHPKYKQKTICRHLKNISKINFKLNKIRESCKFNFNLIIRAYDDEIVFYEIKSKFRKR, translated from the coding sequence TTGCGGATTACAGATATTTATGAACTTAAGGAAAGTAAAACTTTTATTTTATCTCCTTCTCAGCAGAAAAAAATAAATTTGAAATTAGATAAATTATGTATACCAAAAACTTTGTTGACTGGAACTATAAAATATAGAGACATACCAATTGGAAATGCTACTATTCAAATATTGAATAGTAATTGTAAACCGTTATACTGTACACAAAGCAATAAATATGGAATATATAGCTTCAAAAATATATTAGCTCCTGGAAAATATCAATTAATGGCTACTAAAGATCGTTTTTTGACATCTCCTATTAAAAAAGTGAAGATATATCCAGATACTATAAAACGATTGGATTTTAATTTATATAAAAATCCAATTACTAGAAAAGTATTACTCTATGGTACCATTTATAATAACTACAATAATAAATGTATCTCTAATGCAAAAATCACTGTAAGACCAAAAGATAACCCTAGTAAAATCATCGCAACAACTCGTTCCAATAAGAGCGGTCAATATCTAATATATAATATTCCACATAGTGATTTTATAATAACAGTTTCTCATCCTAAGTATAAACAAAAAACAATATGTAGGCACTTAAAAAACATTAGTAAAATTAACTTTAAGTTAAATAAAATTAGAGAAAGTTGTAAATTCAATTTTAACTTGATAATTAGAGCGTATGATGATGAAATTGTTTTCTATGAAATAAAATCCAAGTTTAGAAAGAGGTGA
- the pdxA gene encoding 4-hydroxythreonine-4-phosphate dehydrogenase PdxA gives MHRSYIGIPMGDPAGIGPEIVVKALANEEVHNTAKPVVIGDKKTLQQAMKFCDVHLEINVIKDIKNGNYQKGILNLIDLENVEIEQLEMGIVQGMAGKAAFDYIKKSVELALAQEVDAIATTPINKEAFKAGGINYIGHTEVLEDLTNSKDPLTMFQVYDLRVFFLSRHVSLKEACEITTKERVYDYIIRCSEALSRLGIKNGKLAVAGLNPHSGEHGLFGNEEVTEIAPAIVKAQETGIDVVGPVSADSVFYFALKGSYDAVLSLYHDQGHIATKMVDFERTISITNNMPFLRTSVDHGTAFDIAGTGKASEVSMVEAIRLAALYAPNFTAAVY, from the coding sequence ATGCACAGAAGTTATATAGGCATTCCAATGGGTGATCCTGCTGGGATTGGACCTGAGATTGTAGTAAAAGCATTAGCTAATGAAGAAGTACATAATACAGCAAAACCAGTTGTAATTGGGGACAAAAAAACTTTACAGCAAGCTATGAAATTTTGTGATGTACATTTAGAGATTAATGTAATAAAAGACATCAAAAATGGTAATTATCAAAAAGGTATCCTTAATCTGATTGATCTGGAGAATGTAGAGATTGAACAATTAGAAATGGGAATAGTTCAAGGTATGGCAGGAAAAGCAGCTTTTGATTATATCAAGAAATCAGTTGAATTAGCTCTTGCTCAAGAAGTTGATGCCATAGCCACTACTCCAATCAATAAAGAAGCCTTTAAAGCTGGTGGAATTAATTATATTGGTCATACAGAAGTTCTAGAAGACTTAACTAATAGTAAAGATCCACTAACTATGTTTCAAGTATATGATCTAAGAGTTTTCTTTTTATCTCGCCATGTTTCACTTAAAGAAGCTTGTGAGATCACTACCAAAGAAAGGGTTTATGATTATATCATCAGATGTTCAGAAGCTCTATCAAGATTAGGAATCAAAAATGGAAAATTGGCTGTTGCAGGATTGAATCCACATAGTGGTGAACATGGACTATTTGGAAATGAAGAAGTCACAGAGATTGCTCCAGCCATAGTAAAAGCCCAAGAAACTGGTATTGATGTAGTAGGTCCAGTATCAGCTGATTCAGTATTTTATTTTGCACTTAAGGGAAGTTATGATGCTGTATTATCCCTATATCATGACCAAGGACATATTGCAACCAAAATGGTTGACTTTGAAAGAACTATATCAATTACTAATAATATGCCATTTCTAAGAACTTCTGTTGACCATGGAACAGCTTTTGACATTGCGGGAACAGGTAAAGCAAGTGAAGTCAGTATGGTAGAAGCTATTAGATTAGCCGCTTTATATGCTCCAAATTTTACAGCTGCAGTTTACTAG
- a CDS encoding four-carbon acid sugar kinase family protein, with product MPEVVIIADDLTGANATSVLLSRTGYRAATFLKLEAYDEQLHGDFKIISISTDSRGVSKDIAYEQVSQVTEFFQDKNVKLFSKRIDSTLRGNVGSEIDAVLDHLDDDTIAIVVAAFPSSGRITIGGYLMVNSVPLENTDVAKDPKTPVYTSYVSKLIQEQSKYNVDYIPLSQILKDEDALQKNIIQSKEKGNKIIVMDATTNEDIEIIAQAVKSTGLKVIAVDPGPFTAALTKVFIDKPRIIPGQKVMLTVGSVSNLTRRQLEALKVKHDCLFERVNPKALIYDNTRENEISTIVENLINKMEDYNIIGVVTTTDETEVLDLHHIAKELDISEDDVSLRISSGLAQITRRLMEKTSGVIGGLFTSGGDVTVAVCKELQSAGIEVKDEVLPLAVYGRIIKGQYENMPIITKGGLIGEIHAITKCVDYLLTKVSTEYHKNTN from the coding sequence ATGCCCGAAGTTGTAATTATTGCAGATGATTTAACAGGAGCTAATGCAACAAGTGTTTTATTATCCAGAACAGGCTATCGAGCAGCTACATTTTTGAAATTGGAAGCTTATGATGAACAGTTACATGGAGATTTCAAGATAATTTCCATAAGTACAGACAGCAGAGGTGTATCAAAAGATATTGCCTATGAACAAGTCTCTCAGGTAACTGAATTCTTTCAAGACAAAAATGTGAAACTATTTTCTAAACGTATTGACAGTACTTTACGTGGAAATGTAGGAAGTGAAATTGATGCAGTCCTAGATCATTTAGATGACGATACAATTGCTATAGTAGTAGCAGCCTTTCCTTCTTCAGGTAGAATAACTATTGGAGGATATCTAATGGTCAATTCCGTACCTCTGGAAAATACAGATGTTGCAAAAGATCCTAAAACTCCTGTTTACACCTCTTATGTTTCAAAATTGATTCAAGAACAAAGCAAGTATAATGTAGATTATATTCCCCTAAGTCAAATCTTAAAAGATGAAGATGCTTTACAGAAAAATATCATTCAAAGCAAAGAAAAAGGCAATAAGATAATCGTAATGGATGCTACTACCAATGAAGATATTGAAATAATAGCACAAGCTGTTAAAAGCACAGGTTTAAAAGTTATTGCCGTGGACCCTGGTCCCTTTACTGCTGCATTGACCAAAGTATTTATTGATAAACCTAGAATCATTCCAGGACAAAAAGTAATGCTTACCGTGGGAAGTGTAAGCAACCTTACAAGAAGACAATTGGAAGCTCTAAAAGTAAAACATGATTGTTTATTTGAAAGAGTCAATCCAAAAGCTCTTATCTATGATAATACCCGTGAAAATGAAATAAGTACAATTGTAGAAAATCTAATTAATAAAATGGAAGATTACAATATTATAGGTGTTGTAACCACTACAGATGAAACAGAAGTATTAGACTTACACCATATCGCTAAGGAACTAGATATATCCGAAGACGATGTTTCATTAAGAATCTCAAGTGGATTAGCACAGATAACAAGACGTCTTATGGAAAAGACTTCAGGAGTTATTGGAGGTTTGTTCACTAGTGGTGGTGATGTCACTGTAGCTGTGTGTAAGGAGTTGCAATCCGCAGGAATAGAGGTCAAAGATGAAGTACTACCTCTCGCAGTCTACGGAAGAATTATTAAGGGACAATATGAAAATATGCCTATTATTACTAAAGGTGGTCTAATTGGAGAAATTCATGCCATTACTAAGTGTGTAGATTATTTATTAACTAAAGTATCTACTGAATATCATAAAAATACAAATTAA
- a CDS encoding TRAP transporter small permease: protein MRKILNNLEEYILIVIFPIMTITVFISTIFRYFKLGAIPWSEELARYLMIWIAYIGASLGIKKNAHLGVEILVNKLPKSLKSVAKYFRVAIILLFNALIISFSYKIINHQMNMGQLSPAMAIPIWYAYLAIPVGALLMIIRSIQMVIFQNKQVVN from the coding sequence TTGAGAAAAATACTAAATAACTTAGAAGAATATATTCTAATTGTAATTTTCCCAATTATGACTATAACTGTGTTTATCTCAACCATTTTTAGATATTTTAAATTGGGAGCTATTCCATGGTCAGAAGAACTTGCAAGATACTTGATGATATGGATTGCTTATATAGGAGCAAGTTTGGGAATTAAGAAAAATGCACATCTAGGTGTTGAAATCCTAGTCAATAAATTACCTAAAAGTCTAAAATCAGTTGCTAAATATTTTCGAGTAGCCATTATTTTGTTGTTTAATGCTTTAATCATCTCATTTTCTTACAAGATCATTAATCATCAAATGAATATGGGACAACTCTCACCTGCAATGGCTATCCCTATATGGTATGCATATCTTGCTATTCCAGTAGGTGCGTTGTTGATGATAATTCGCTCTATACAGATGGTTATTTTTCAAAATAAACAAGTTGTGAACTAG